Part of the Tetragenococcus koreensis genome, GGAGTTATGTCAATATTTATCACATTTTTTGAAAATATTTTTTCCAAAATGATGACATGGGGCTCGTGGGAAAATTTCTCAAAAAATGTGTAGAAGAAACCAGAGTTCTCCATCAGTTTTTGAACTTAACCTTGTGTCTGCAGAGATGTTATAAAAGTTTCTTTTTTAACTGGTTAGGTTCTTAGCTCCTTTAACTGGAGCGAGAATGTTTGGAAGTGTAATAGATCAATTTTATCGTTTTGGGAATACCAGTAGTAACTGTATCGGGTGAGCTTGATGTCCTTCATCAATTACCTCATAAATGGAGAAACTAACGGTTATTCTTTCATAAATAGCATTATAATCTTTTTAGAATATCAGTTTTCTGCTTTAAATTTTGTATATCCTGGTCTATTTTTAGAGAAAGGCTTGTCTTTTTCCATTTCTTTATTCGATGAATATTTATAAAATGTTTGATAATTCCATATTCGTACGTCAGAGAAGCTATATTCTATCCTTACTTATTCAATTGAAAAAACAATTATTTGTTTTATTGTTATATTGTTTTGCTGTAAATAGATATTCTTTCGTAGAATACCATAGCATTTTATGAAAATGTGTCTGCAAAACCAGTTTAACACCAGTTATTTAGTAGAGCAATATTGTGTCGATAGATATTGCATTACAGTTTTTTTATGATAGAATACCAAACGAAGAGCTAAAATTTAAGAAAAACTAGCTAATTTGTCAATATATATATAATAGTTCACATTTTTTGTAATTTTTTCTGTAAAGCGTTTTCTTTTTCGTTTATTTATTCTATAATAGATGTAATCCAATATGTAAGGAGCGAAAAAAATGGAAGAAAAAAATAGCTCTATTTCAGAGCTAAACGCTGAACGAGACGTAAACGAGCAAAAGAACCGTTGGAATATAAGCCTAAGTTCACAGACCTTTCCTGTTTTAGAAATCGAGCAATAAATGAACCTGTGGATTTAGACAGGCTTTGTAATGAAATTAGCATTGGAACAAACGTTGATTTTAATGAAGAGCTCTACGCTATTATACCTTGTATGAGTGAGTCTGCGTATACGTACGTTATATATCAAAATACGATAAAGTTAGTTGAATTAGGTACGGATACTATCTCTGAAAAATTTTTATATCATTATTGGAAGTTAGGATTTGCGGAATATAAACAAACGATAGAAGATTTTTTAGGCTCGAATGCAAACAGTATTCCATTATCTTGTGAAATTTTTAATTTTATGCCTTTTAGTATTTCCTCACAGCCGAAAAGAGATATATGGATTAATCCTGGGCGTATAAAAGAATTAAAAATTATTTCTGATAAAAAGACAGTCGTTTCATTGTTTAATAATTTTGTTTTTTATTTAGACCGTAAAGGAAGTTCATTTATGAACGGATGAATCGAACTTTTTTAGTGTACGGTATTGTAAAGCGTTATTTAGGTATTATGCCAGATGCCTTTAAAATGGGGCTGTTAGAGTAACTAAACATTTCTTCCTCTTACAACTCTAATCTCCCAATTGCTTATTCCTAATTACTTTGCTATATTTAAGGTTAAATAACAAAGGGGGCGTAAGCAATGGCAGAAACTCATAAATGTTCAACAGATACAGTTCACTACACTTGGCACAAAGAGCATGAACCTATTTTGACAATTGATAGCGGTGACACGGTGGTTTTTGAAACAAGAGAAGTATCGGATAATCAATTTAATTTTCACTCGACGACAGAAGCGATTTCGGAACTTAATTGGGATTATGTTTATCCTCTTTCTGGTCCAGTTTACATCAACGGTGCGGAGCCAGGAGACACTTTGGCTGTCGAATTCCTTGATTTGAAAACAAAACACTGGGGATGGACGGCGGTTTTACCTGGTTTAGGATTATTAGCTGAGGACTACCCTGATGCATATTTGCGTACCTTTGATTTATCAGATGGAAAGTATATTCATTTTAGTGAAGATATTAAAGTCCCAATTGAACCTTTCTTAGGAACAATGGGTGTTTGTCCTAAAGATGGAGATGGTACTCCGATTATGCCTCCTGGGAATTTTGGCGGAAACTTGGATGTACGACAATTAACTGTAGGAACAAAACTGTACTTGCCCGTTCAACAAGCTGGGGCCCTGTTTAGCTGTGGAGATGGTCATGCGGCACAAGGTGATGGAGAAGTATGTGTATCGGCTTTAGAATGTCCAATGTATGCTAGTTTGAAATTCACAGTAATAAAAGCAGCAGAAAAATCAATTTCTTCCCCACAATTTCAAACAAAAGGTGGTTTAACCCAAAAAGTAAATCACGATGATTTTTACGGCACGACAGGCGTAGGACCAGATTTGATGACGGGCGCTCAGGAAGCGCTACGTTCTATGATTGATTATGTATCGGAAACTTATTCCATTGAGAAAATCGATGCGTATTTACTTGCCAGTCTTTGTGTGGATTTGAAAATATCCGAAGTCGTTGATGCAGGACAATATGTTGTGAGCGCCTTATTACCACTTTCAATATTTAATGACGCACAGAAATAAATTTTTATTAGA contains:
- a CDS encoding acetamidase/formamidase family protein, with translation MAETHKCSTDTVHYTWHKEHEPILTIDSGDTVVFETREVSDNQFNFHSTTEAISELNWDYVYPLSGPVYINGAEPGDTLAVEFLDLKTKHWGWTAVLPGLGLLAEDYPDAYLRTFDLSDGKYIHFSEDIKVPIEPFLGTMGVCPKDGDGTPIMPPGNFGGNLDVRQLTVGTKLYLPVQQAGALFSCGDGHAAQGDGEVCVSALECPMYASLKFTVIKAAEKSISSPQFQTKGGLTQKVNHDDFYGTTGVGPDLMTGAQEALRSMIDYVSETYSIEKIDAYLLASLCVDLKISEVVDAGQYVVSALLPLSIFNDAQK